From the Kribbella sp. CA-293567 genome, the window GCCGCGAGCGTCGTCCGGACCGCGTCGACGGCACCGGCCACCACCTGGGTATAGATGTTGCTCAGGGCAACATTATCGACCAGGGCGCGGGCCGCGACCTGACGAGCAGGATCGTCCTGACCGTAGTGCAGCGTGGCGAGCCGCAGGAACTCGTCGATGCGCCGGCCGCGAGTGTGCAACGGACCGCCGATCTCCTGCCGGTGCGGGAACCGGCTGTACCGCTCGACCAGTTCCAGGTGATGCACGAGTCGTGGCCAGCTGGGGAAGCCGTAGCTCCGGGCGATCGCGACCTGCGCGTCGGCCAGGGTGCTGACCGGGTGGAACTCGGTGGCGAGCGCGACCGCGGCCGGGTCCCCGGCACGGACCTGCTTGAGCAGACTCTTGGCCTGCTTCCGCAAGTGGTCGAGGCTGGGCGGACTGGGAAGATTCCGGGTCGGCATGGCGACCTCCTCTCAACAGCCTGCTGTCCGCGTGGTCAGGCGAGAAAGGAGGTGGGTACGGCGAACGCGACCTCGAGTTCAGGTGGGCTGAGCCCTTCCCGCGGACCGGTGGCACCCTGAGTGCCTGATCCGATCGTAGGCCACCCGGCGTCCCGCGTCACGGCTTCTCCATCCACCATTCGGTGAACTCGTAGGCCCGGCCGGTCCGGTCCAGCCGGATCACCCACAGGTTGCTGAACTCGCCCGGCGGCTCGGTCCGGTACGTCGTCCAGCCGCGCACGAAGCCGACACCGTCGCCGAACCCGAGCACCTCGTACTCGAAGAGCGTCTCGCCCGGCGCGTCGGCCACCTCCAGCCAGGCGGCGACGATCGCGTCCCGGCCGACCACGGGCTCCTCGTCGGGCCGCCGGTGGAAGGCGGCGTCCTCGGTCCACAGCGCGGCGATGTGCTCGGGATCGTTCGACTCCCAAGCCCGCCGGTACGCCGTCACCCAGCGATCCAGGTGCCTCTCCTTGAGCGCCATGCGGGCATTCTGCCGGGCCGGCTGAGACCCAGCTCACCCCACGCCGGACTTGAACATGTTCAAAAGCGCGGCTTACGCTCAGGAAGTCAGAGAGTTGAACGTGTTCAAATAGTGAGGACGTGATGAGAATGACGGTGATCACCTACCTGATCTACCTGCTGATCTCGGTGCCACTGACGATCTGGGTGGCCCGGACGCTGAGCCGCAACGGGCGGATCTTCCTGGTCGACGTGTTCCACGGCAACGAGGACTTCGCCGACGCGGTCAACCGGCTGCTGGTGGTCGGCTTCTACCTGGTCAACCTCGGGTTCGTGACGCTGTTCCTGCGCACCGGCGGCACCGTGGTCGACGCCCGCGGGGTGATCGAGCAGCTCAGTGTGAAGGTCGGCATCGTGATGGTCGTGCTCGGCGTGCTGCACCTGCTCAACGTGTGGACCTTCAACGCGATCCGCCGGCGCAGCCGGATGGAGCAGATGACCACACCGCCGGTCCCGCCGAACGCCTTCGTCGGCCAGGGCGCCGGTCAGGGATTCGGCCAGGGGGTCGGCCAAGGTCCGCTGGCCGGTGGCCCGCAGCCGATGCCGCAGGGCTACTGACGGATCATGCAGGAACTGGTGGTGCTGTACGACGCGCAGTGTGGGCTCTGCCGCCGCTTCAAGGAGTGGCTGGCGGGGCAGCAGCCAGGGCTGAACGGTCTGGGCGGAGTGGTGCGGTTCGCCTTCGTCGCGGCGGGGTCGGCGGAGGCCAGGCAGCGGTACCCGGAGCTGGACCACCTGGCCACACTGCGCGAGGTGACAGTGGTCGCCGACGACGGAGCGGTCTACGTCGGCGACCGGGCTTGGATCGTCTGCCTCTGGGCGACCTGGGAGCACCGGGCCACCGCAGTACGGCTGGCGAGTCCGGCCATGCGGCCGGTGGCGCGGGCGATGGTGCAGGTGGCGGCCGGGCTACGGAGCAGGAACTGGGAGTTGATGGAAGGTGACTACGCTGACGGATGTGACGGACAGTGCGACCGCCAAGGGCGAGCAGACGCGTGAGCTGATCCTGTCCACGGCTCTGCGGCTGTTCCGCGAGCAGGGCTACGGCAAGACGACCATGCGGGCCATCGCGACCGAGGCCGGCGTCTCGGTCGGCAACGCGTACTACTACTACAGCTCCAAAGAACACCTGATGCAGGCGTACTACGACCACCTGCAGGTGCTGCACCGCGAAGCGACCGTGCAGATCCTGGCCGGAGAGAAGTCGTTCACCAAGCGGCTGACCGGCGTACTGCGGAGCTGGCTCGAGGTCTCGGAGCCGTACCACGAGTTCGCCGGCACGTTCTTCAAGACGGCGGCGGAACCCAAGAGCCCACTGTCCCCGTTCAGCGAGCAGTCCCAGCCCGCCCGGGACGCGAGTGTCGAGATCTTCCGTCAGGTGGTGGAGGGTTCGGATCTCAAGCTGCCGCCGGACCTGCGGGCCGAGCTGCCCGAGCTGCTCTGGCTGCTGCAGATGGGCATCGTGCTGTTCTGGGTGCACGACGACTCCGAAGGGTTGCGGCGGACCAATCTGCTGATCACCAGCACGGTGCCGCTGATCGAGCGGTTGCTGCGCCTGACCCGGATCCCCGGCGTCCGCGGCGTCGTGAACGACCTGGTCGGCGTGATCCGTCAGATCAAGACCGGCTGACCGCTCCTCGCCGGTGAGCCCGTCGGAGCGCCGGATCGTCTCGCCAG encodes:
- a CDS encoding TetR family transcriptional regulator; the encoded protein is MTDSATAKGEQTRELILSTALRLFREQGYGKTTMRAIATEAGVSVGNAYYYYSSKEHLMQAYYDHLQVLHREATVQILAGEKSFTKRLTGVLRSWLEVSEPYHEFAGTFFKTAAEPKSPLSPFSEQSQPARDASVEIFRQVVEGSDLKLPPDLRAELPELLWLLQMGIVLFWVHDDSEGLRRTNLLITSTVPLIERLLRLTRIPGVRGVVNDLVGVIRQIKTG
- a CDS encoding nuclear transport factor 2 family protein — encoded protein: MALKERHLDRWVTAYRRAWESNDPEHIAALWTEDAAFHRRPDEEPVVGRDAIVAAWLEVADAPGETLFEYEVLGFGDGVGFVRGWTTYRTEPPGEFSNLWVIRLDRTGRAYEFTEWWMEKP
- a CDS encoding thiol-disulfide oxidoreductase DCC family protein, whose product is MQELVVLYDAQCGLCRRFKEWLAGQQPGLNGLGGVVRFAFVAAGSAEARQRYPELDHLATLREVTVVADDGAVYVGDRAWIVCLWATWEHRATAVRLASPAMRPVARAMVQVAAGLRSRNWELMEGDYADGCDGQCDRQGRADA